In Humulus lupulus chromosome 6, drHumLupu1.1, whole genome shotgun sequence, a single genomic region encodes these proteins:
- the LOC133785342 gene encoding germacrene-A synthase-like — translation MKKEVSHNKALLELAMLDFNLLQCLHKKELSEINKWWKEIDFVHKVPFVRDRIVELYLWILGVFHEPEYYFARNITTKVIAMASVADDIYDAYGTFEELVLLTESIDRSVSDIYYCGTYYKVLLNCYDEFEKQLGKEESYKVHYAKEANRFCLVKIMRLLHRLAVSISPEFIAQEVFLSVPDIDNTLRSLKVPQFCSAFNDFLDSYKKNRQRTLQFEQRVLAQLAQLRASSLVEYLAPRSSMQGESVPLVPSSAPPVVSQDPPLSHFLKVQEKRLKKKMRISAWFEQHRDQLPSMVESYMKTYGVSEQEACDELKKQAVNAWNEINKEFLKPIVVPYLILNLVLNFLRVMDLLYKDGDGYTHV, via the exons atgaaaaaaGAGGTTTCTCATAACAAAGCATTGTTAGAACTTGCAATGTTGGATTTCAATCTTTTGCAATGTTTGCACAAAAAGGAGCTTAGTGAAATTAACaa GTGGTGGAAAGAAATAGACTTTGTACATAAAGTACCTTTTGTAAGAGATAGGATTGTGGAACTATACCTTTGGATATTAGGAGTTTTTCATGAACCTGAATATTATTTTGcaagaaatattacaaccaaaGTCATTGCCATGGCCTCAGTTGCAGATGATATTTATGATGCATATGGTACCTTTGAAGAGCTCGTGCTCCTTACTGAATCAATCGATAGGTCTGTTTCGGACATATATTATT GTGGGACATATTATAAAGTACTACTAAATTGTTATGATGAATTTGAGAAACAACTTGGAAAGGAAGAAAGTTACAAAGTTCACTATGCAAAAGAAGCG AACCGCTTTTGTTTGGTAAAAATTATGCGTCTACTTCATCGTCTGGCTGTGTCTATTTCACCTGAGTTTATTGCTCAAGAAGTGTTTTTATCTGTTCCAGACATTGACAATACTCTTCGTAGTCTTAAAGTGCCTCAG TTTTGCAGTGCTTTTAATGATTTTTTGGATTCTTACAAAAAGAATAGGCAAAGAACGTTGCAATTTGAGCAGAGGGTTTTGGCACAGTTGGCTCAACTTCGTGCATCATCTCTGGTAGAGTATCTTGCCCCTCGCTCATCTATGCAGGGGGAGTCTGTTCCTTTAGTTCCGTCTTCTGCTCCTCCAGTCGTGTCTCAGGATCCACCTTTGTCTCA CTTTTTGAAG GTGCAAGAGAAAAggttgaagaagaagatgaggattTCTGCCTGG TTTGAGCAACACAGAGATCAATTACCGTCTATGGTGGAAAGCTACATGAAGACATATGGGGTATCAGAACAAGAGGCATGTGATGAACTCAAAAAGCAAGCGGTTAATGCATGGAATGAAATAAACAAAGAGTTTCTCAAGCCTATTGTTGTGCCCTATCTAATCTTAAATcttgttcttaattttttgaGGGTAATGGATCTTCTCTACAAAGATGGTGATGGCTATACACACGTCTGA